The genomic region CCCTTCGAAGGCTTCGATCCGTTCTCGAGCTTCTCGGATTTGTTCAGCGACTTCTTCGGACGCGACGTGTTCGGTGGGCGAGGCCCGGGGCGCGGCAATGGACGACGCGGAGCCGATCTGCGCTACGACCTGGAAGTCGATTTCACGATTGCCGCCATGGGTGGAGAGGAGTCGATCCGAGTCCCCAAGCACCGTGCTTGCGAACCGTGCAACGGCCTTGGCGGTGAGCGCGAAACGTGTCCGCGTTGCGGCGGTCACGGCCAGGTCGCGCTCCAACAGGGCTTCTTCCGTATCAACCGCACCTGCGATCGCTGCCAGGGCCTGGGGCAGAGCCTGAAGGTGGCTTGTCAGGAATGTCGCGGGCAGGGACGAGTCGAATCCGTGCAAAATCTGACGGTGCGTATTCCCGCAGGAGTGGATGACGGCGTGCGCCTGAGATTGCAGTCCGAAGGCGAGGGCGGCCTAGCCGGTGGTCCTTCGGGCGATCTCTTCGTGGTGATTCACGTCAAAGAGCACTCCCTGTTTGAACGCGATGGCGCCGATCTGCACTGCGAGGTCCCTGTTTCGATTGCGCAGGCGGCTCTCGGTT from bacterium harbors:
- the dnaJ gene encoding molecular chaperone DnaJ, with the translated sequence MVKRDYYEILGVSRDTSADELKKAYRKLAHQFHPDKNPDDPAAEASFKEASEAYAVLSNAEQRAQYDRFGHAGVGGPGGRDPFEGFDPFSSFSDLFSDFFGRDVFGGRGPGRGNGRRGADLRYDLEVDFTIAAMGGEESIRVPKHRACEPCNGLGGERETCPRCGGHGQVALQQGFFRINRTCDRCQGLGQSLKVACQECRGQGRVESVQNLTVRIPAGVDDGVRLRLQSEGEGGLAGGPSGDLFVVIHVKEHSLFERDGADLHCEVPVSIAQAALGCDIDVPNLEGRETLKIRAGTQSDEVIRMRGKGLPRLGGGPRGDLHVHIFVEVPNKLDDRQRELLEEFAEISGDDVNPRRRGFLNKLRDLFD